A genomic region of Manihot esculenta cultivar AM560-2 chromosome 15, M.esculenta_v8, whole genome shotgun sequence contains the following coding sequences:
- the LOC110600900 gene encoding pentatricopeptide repeat-containing protein At1g31920 isoform X1 has product MIGTSVLHQTHFLLPSESPQVNLRLKEQECLTLLRRCMNIEEFRQAHAQILRWGFFCSSFCASNLLATCALPDWGSMDYASSIFQQIEEPGTFEFNTMIKGYAKDFNMEKSLFVYCEMLEKGVQSDNFTFPSLLKACTWLNAIKEGMQIHGNIIKLGFESDLYVQNSLINMYGKCGEIKLSCAVFEQMGQKDAASWSAIMAAHTSSGMWSESLQLFEEMGHGRSCRPEESLYVSMLSACSHLGALDFGRFLHGVLLRNFSELNLTVKTSLTDMYINCGCVEKALCLFRRTTKKNKFSYSVMISGLAMHGRSKEALELFSEMLLEGLQPDDVIYVSVLTACSRDGLVDEGLQFWNRMKFEHGIEPTIQHYCCIVDLVGRAGMLDEALEFIRSMPIQPNDVVWRSLLSACKAHHNLKIGEIATKSLVRLNSRNPSDLLILSHMYARAKKWEDLAKVRTELACKHLHQTPGYSLVEVKRKVYRFVSQDKSHPESEDIYEMIHQMEWQLKFEGYSADTSEILLDVDEEEKKQRLKSHSQKLAISFALIHTAEGVPIRIARNLRMCNDCHTYTKSISKIYGREIIVRERNRFHHFKDGACSCRDYW; this is encoded by the coding sequence ATGATTGGGACATCAGTCCTTCACCAAACCCATTTTCTGTTACCATCAGAAAGCCCACAAGTTAATCTGAGGTTGAAGGAGCAAGAATGTTTAACCCTCTTGAGGAGATGCATGAACATCGAAGAATTCAGGCAAGCTCATGCCCAAATCCTCAGATGGGGATTCTTTTGCAGCTCTTTCTGTGCAAGCAATCTATTGGCTACTTGTGCTCTCCCAGACTGGGGCAGTATGGATTATGCATCTTCAATTTTTCAACAAATTGAGGAACCAGGTACTTTTGAATTCAATACCATGATTAAAGGATATGCTAAGGATtttaatatggagaaatcccTGTTTGTTTATTGTGAGATGCTTGAGAAGGGAGTTCAATCAGATAATTTTACATTTCCCTCTCTTTTAAAGGCATGTACCTGGTTGAATGCAATAAAGGAAGGTATGCAAATTCATGGGAATATTATTAAGCTTGGATTTGAAAGTGATTTGTATGTTCAGAATAGCTTGATTAACATGTATGGAAAGTGCGGGGAGATAAAACTTTCATGTGCTGTTTTTGAGCAAATGGGTCAAAAGGATGCTGCTTCTTGGAGTGCTATTATGGCAGCTCATACTAGTTCTGGCATGTGGTCTGAATCCTTACAGCTTTTTGAGGAGATGGGTCATGGCAGATCTTGTAGGCCAGAAGAGAGCTTATATGTTAGTATGCTTTCTGCTTGTAGTCATTTGGGTGCCCTTGATTTTGGGAGGTTCTTGCATGGAGTGTTGCTTAGGAACTTCAGTGAACTCAATTTAACTGTGAAAACTTCTCTGACTGACATGTACATCAACTGTGGATGTGTAGAAAAAGCTCTGTGCCTCTTTCGAAGAACAACAAAAAAGAACAAATTTTCCTATAGTGTAATGATCTCAGGACTAGCAATGCATGGGCGCAGTAAGGAGGCGCTAGAGCTTTTCTCTGAAATGCTTTTGGAAGGATTGCAGCCTGATGATGTTATCTATGTGAGTGTGTTGACTGCTTGTAGTCGCGATGGACTTGTTGACGAAGGTCTGCAGTTTTGGAATAGAATGAAGTTTGAGCATGGAATAGAACCAACAATTCAGCATTATTGCTGCATTGTAGACCTTGTGGGCAGAGCTGGGATGCTCGACGAGGCCTTAGAGTTTATCAGAAGCATGCCTATCCAGCCAAATGATGTTGTGTGGCGAAGCCTTCTAAGTGCTTGCAAAGCTCACCATAACTTAAAAATAGGTGAGATTGCAACTAAGAGCTTGGTAAGATTGAATTCGCGTAATCCGAGTGACTTGCTGATTTTATCTCATATGTATGCAAGAGCTAAAAAATGGGAAGATTTGGCTAAGGTTCGAACAGAATTGGCTTGCAAACACTTACATCAAACACCTGGGTATAGTTTAGTTGAGGTGAAGAGGAAAGTTTACAGGTTCGTTTCGCAGGACAAGTCACACCCAGAAAGCGAAGACATTTACGAGATGATTCATCAGATGGAATGGCAACTGAAATTTGAAGGATATTCTGCAGATACATCAGAGATATTGTTAGATGTTgatgaagaagagaagaagcagAGATTGAAATCTCATAGTCAGAAGTTAGCTATATCTTTTGCATTGATACATACAGCTGAGGGGGTTCCCATAAGAATTGCTAGGAATTTGAGGATGTGCAATGACTGCCACACATACACCAAGTCAATTTCCAAGATTTATGGAAGAGAAATTATTGTAAGAGAGAGGAATCGTTTCCACCATTTTAAAGACGGGGCATGTTCTTGTAGAGACTATTGGTAA
- the LOC110600900 gene encoding pentatricopeptide repeat-containing protein At1g31920 isoform X2 — protein MPKSSDGDSFAALSVQAIYWLLVLSQTGAVWIMHLQFFNKLRNQACTWLNAIKEGMQIHGNIIKLGFESDLYVQNSLINMYGKCGEIKLSCAVFEQMGQKDAASWSAIMAAHTSSGMWSESLQLFEEMGHGRSCRPEESLYVSMLSACSHLGALDFGRFLHGVLLRNFSELNLTVKTSLTDMYINCGCVEKALCLFRRTTKKNKFSYSVMISGLAMHGRSKEALELFSEMLLEGLQPDDVIYVSVLTACSRDGLVDEGLQFWNRMKFEHGIEPTIQHYCCIVDLVGRAGMLDEALEFIRSMPIQPNDVVWRSLLSACKAHHNLKIGEIATKSLVRLNSRNPSDLLILSHMYARAKKWEDLAKVRTELACKHLHQTPGYSLVEVKRKVYRFVSQDKSHPESEDIYEMIHQMEWQLKFEGYSADTSEILLDVDEEEKKQRLKSHSQKLAISFALIHTAEGVPIRIARNLRMCNDCHTYTKSISKIYGREIIVRERNRFHHFKDGACSCRDYW, from the exons ATGCCCAAATCCTCAGATGGGGATTCTTTTGCAGCTCTTTCTGTGCAAGCAATCTATTGGCTACTTGTGCTCTCCCAGACTGGGGCAGTATGGATTATGCATCTTCAATTTTTCAACAAATTGAGGAACCAG GCATGTACCTGGTTGAATGCAATAAAGGAAGGTATGCAAATTCATGGGAATATTATTAAGCTTGGATTTGAAAGTGATTTGTATGTTCAGAATAGCTTGATTAACATGTATGGAAAGTGCGGGGAGATAAAACTTTCATGTGCTGTTTTTGAGCAAATGGGTCAAAAGGATGCTGCTTCTTGGAGTGCTATTATGGCAGCTCATACTAGTTCTGGCATGTGGTCTGAATCCTTACAGCTTTTTGAGGAGATGGGTCATGGCAGATCTTGTAGGCCAGAAGAGAGCTTATATGTTAGTATGCTTTCTGCTTGTAGTCATTTGGGTGCCCTTGATTTTGGGAGGTTCTTGCATGGAGTGTTGCTTAGGAACTTCAGTGAACTCAATTTAACTGTGAAAACTTCTCTGACTGACATGTACATCAACTGTGGATGTGTAGAAAAAGCTCTGTGCCTCTTTCGAAGAACAACAAAAAAGAACAAATTTTCCTATAGTGTAATGATCTCAGGACTAGCAATGCATGGGCGCAGTAAGGAGGCGCTAGAGCTTTTCTCTGAAATGCTTTTGGAAGGATTGCAGCCTGATGATGTTATCTATGTGAGTGTGTTGACTGCTTGTAGTCGCGATGGACTTGTTGACGAAGGTCTGCAGTTTTGGAATAGAATGAAGTTTGAGCATGGAATAGAACCAACAATTCAGCATTATTGCTGCATTGTAGACCTTGTGGGCAGAGCTGGGATGCTCGACGAGGCCTTAGAGTTTATCAGAAGCATGCCTATCCAGCCAAATGATGTTGTGTGGCGAAGCCTTCTAAGTGCTTGCAAAGCTCACCATAACTTAAAAATAGGTGAGATTGCAACTAAGAGCTTGGTAAGATTGAATTCGCGTAATCCGAGTGACTTGCTGATTTTATCTCATATGTATGCAAGAGCTAAAAAATGGGAAGATTTGGCTAAGGTTCGAACAGAATTGGCTTGCAAACACTTACATCAAACACCTGGGTATAGTTTAGTTGAGGTGAAGAGGAAAGTTTACAGGTTCGTTTCGCAGGACAAGTCACACCCAGAAAGCGAAGACATTTACGAGATGATTCATCAGATGGAATGGCAACTGAAATTTGAAGGATATTCTGCAGATACATCAGAGATATTGTTAGATGTTgatgaagaagagaagaagcagAGATTGAAATCTCATAGTCAGAAGTTAGCTATATCTTTTGCATTGATACATACAGCTGAGGGGGTTCCCATAAGAATTGCTAGGAATTTGAGGATGTGCAATGACTGCCACACATACACCAAGTCAATTTCCAAGATTTATGGAAGAGAAATTATTGTAAGAGAGAGGAATCGTTTCCACCATTTTAAAGACGGGGCATGTTCTTGTAGAGACTATTGGTAA